Proteins from a single region of Candidatus Delongbacteria bacterium:
- a CDS encoding D-alanyl-D-alanine carboxypeptidase: protein MRRWSAAVLLLALLARGVNPAGSPQAPRGPAAGAPATGPASGLALPDSLAAWLDGLGGDSLLVQLAVSELTAGGARRLYGRLDELRQTPASLIKLCTASAALELWGPDHRIATRVAYDPGELRFQKKSGLLQVEHVWVEAGGDPSLGAEDLRQLFLQIWQAGVDQVSGPVCVLPNRFAAERQGPGWMWDDAGAPFAARPSDLTVQGNCLVARSGPGGWELPGSALLRVEHEAAARGAEARLTRRWEEARDEIFFIAPLAPPPSGPAPRWRVRPPDPACSVEHPDSLFRSVCFEAAQEVFGEARPPVLNGALALPVAPVWKQHLSPPLAQLLDSVLTESWNLGAECLFQGLALDRPGLTGTNWERAATLVERVLSDSLGVRGWRRQVDGSGISRYNSIAPRQFVELLAAMERRHPGLLRGLLPGTGEGTLRLDGPKLPAGVRLAAKTGTLRGVVGLAGYLERERGPRLAFCLLISGQQAGRDAVRLRNRVLTRLAAWLESVPEELK, encoded by the coding sequence ATGAGACGTTGGAGCGCCGCCGTCCTGCTGCTGGCCCTGCTGGCCCGCGGCGTCAATCCGGCCGGGTCGCCGCAGGCGCCCCGCGGGCCGGCCGCTGGAGCGCCGGCCACCGGGCCAGCGTCCGGGCTGGCCCTGCCGGATTCGCTGGCGGCCTGGCTGGACGGACTGGGCGGCGACTCCCTGCTGGTGCAGCTGGCCGTCTCGGAGCTGACGGCGGGCGGCGCGCGCCGGCTCTACGGCCGCCTGGACGAGTTGCGCCAGACCCCCGCCTCGCTGATCAAGCTCTGCACGGCCAGTGCCGCGCTGGAGCTCTGGGGCCCTGACCATCGCATCGCCACGCGCGTGGCCTACGATCCCGGCGAGCTGCGCTTCCAGAAAAAGAGCGGACTTCTGCAGGTGGAGCACGTGTGGGTGGAGGCCGGCGGCGATCCCAGCCTGGGGGCCGAGGATCTGCGCCAGCTTTTCCTGCAGATCTGGCAGGCCGGCGTGGACCAGGTCTCCGGCCCGGTCTGCGTGTTGCCCAACCGCTTCGCCGCGGAGCGCCAGGGTCCCGGCTGGATGTGGGACGACGCTGGCGCGCCCTTCGCCGCGCGGCCCTCCGACCTGACCGTGCAGGGCAACTGCCTGGTGGCGCGTTCCGGCCCGGGGGGCTGGGAGCTGCCGGGCTCGGCCCTGCTGCGTGTGGAGCACGAAGCCGCCGCCCGTGGCGCGGAGGCCCGCCTGACCCGCCGCTGGGAAGAGGCCCGGGACGAGATCTTCTTTATCGCGCCGCTGGCCCCGCCGCCCAGCGGCCCGGCGCCACGCTGGCGCGTGCGTCCGCCCGACCCCGCCTGCAGCGTGGAGCACCCGGATTCCCTCTTCCGCTCGGTCTGCTTCGAGGCGGCCCAGGAGGTGTTCGGCGAAGCCCGTCCGCCCGTTCTGAACGGCGCCCTGGCCCTGCCCGTGGCGCCGGTCTGGAAACAGCACCTGAGTCCGCCGCTGGCCCAACTGCTGGACAGCGTGCTGACCGAGAGCTGGAACCTGGGCGCCGAATGCCTCTTCCAGGGGCTTGCCCTGGACCGGCCCGGCCTGACAGGCACCAATTGGGAGCGCGCCGCGACCCTGGTGGAGCGCGTGCTGAGCGACTCGCTGGGCGTGCGGGGCTGGCGTCGGCAGGTGGACGGCTCCGGTATCTCGCGTTACAACTCCATCGCGCCCCGCCAGTTCGTGGAGTTGTTGGCCGCGATGGAGCGCCGGCATCCGGGCCTCCTGCGCGGCTTGTTGCCGGGCACGGGGGAAGGCACCCTGCGTCTGGACGGACCCAAGCTGCCGGCCGGTGTCCGGCTGGCCGCCAAGACCGGCACCCTGCGGGGCGTGGTGGGTCTGGCGGGCTACCTGGAGCGCGAGCGCGGCCCGCGCCTGGCCTTCTGCCTGTTGATTTCCGGCCAGCAGGCGGGGCGCGACGCCGTGCGGCTGCGCAACCGCGTGCTGACCCGGCTGGCGGCCTGGCTGGAGTCGGTGCCGGAGGAGTTGAAATGA
- a CDS encoding DUF1343 domain-containing protein yields the protein MSFLRWAAAGWLGVGLSLLLALPAGAKGPFRSPLAAPRVLSGLEVLLSDSLACVQGKRVALVTNQTGRDAQGRSSIELLATHPRLKLVRLFAPEHGLDGSRPAGEQILDERDPGSGLPVSSLYQGSNQVDPALLAGLDQVLFDIQDIGIRPYTFTSTLAEVMKAARKAKVEVVVLDRPNPTGGQLLGGLTLEPAWSSFIGLYPVPYVHGLTIGELAQLYNQSFQIGCRLRVIPMRGWRRGMTQLQTGLPWIPTSPNVPNWDTPLAMGITGAVGELGTVSIGIGTASPFWVAGTVEADAEAMAAAFNAALVPGLRAIPWRWTPCAGSWAGKSCRGIRLLVTDLPSLDPGLAQLALLECLKAGGVDPLAGAGEAQRRMFCKALGTERILTRLAEGRPLADLKQELARDKRAFRELRRTALLYPD from the coding sequence ATGAGTTTCCTGCGCTGGGCTGCGGCCGGATGGCTCGGCGTTGGCCTAAGCCTGCTGCTGGCGTTGCCGGCGGGGGCCAAAGGTCCCTTCCGCAGTCCCCTAGCGGCGCCCCGGGTGCTGAGCGGGCTGGAGGTTCTGCTCAGCGACTCTCTGGCTTGCGTGCAGGGCAAGCGGGTGGCGCTGGTCACCAACCAGACCGGCCGGGATGCCCAGGGCCGCAGCAGCATCGAGCTATTGGCCACGCATCCCCGCCTCAAGCTGGTCCGGCTGTTCGCCCCCGAGCACGGGCTGGACGGCAGCCGGCCCGCCGGGGAGCAGATCTTGGACGAGCGCGATCCCGGCAGCGGCCTGCCGGTGAGCAGTCTCTACCAGGGCTCCAACCAGGTGGATCCGGCCCTGCTGGCGGGGCTGGATCAGGTGTTGTTCGACATCCAGGACATCGGGATCCGGCCCTACACCTTCACGTCCACCCTGGCGGAAGTGATGAAGGCCGCGCGCAAGGCCAAGGTGGAGGTGGTGGTGCTGGACCGCCCCAATCCCACCGGCGGTCAGCTGCTGGGCGGCCTGACGCTGGAGCCGGCCTGGTCCAGCTTCATCGGGCTCTACCCGGTGCCGTACGTGCACGGTCTGACCATCGGCGAGCTGGCCCAGCTCTACAACCAGTCCTTCCAGATCGGCTGCCGGCTGCGGGTGATTCCCATGCGCGGCTGGCGCCGGGGCATGACCCAGCTCCAGACGGGCCTGCCCTGGATTCCCACCTCGCCCAATGTCCCCAACTGGGACACGCCCCTGGCCATGGGGATCACGGGGGCGGTGGGCGAGCTGGGCACGGTCTCCATCGGCATCGGCACGGCCTCGCCCTTCTGGGTGGCCGGCACCGTCGAGGCGGACGCGGAGGCCATGGCCGCCGCCTTCAACGCCGCCCTGGTGCCCGGGCTGCGCGCCATTCCCTGGCGCTGGACGCCTTGCGCCGGTTCCTGGGCGGGCAAGAGCTGTCGGGGCATCCGCTTGCTGGTGACGGATTTGCCCAGCCTGGATCCCGGGCTGGCGCAGTTGGCGCTGCTGGAGTGCCTGAAGGCGGGGGGTGTGGATCCCCTGGCGGGAGCCGGCGAAGCCCAGCGGCGGATGTTCTGCAAGGCGCTGGGCACGGAGCGGATTCTCACGCGGCTGGCGGAGGGCCGCCCGCTGGCGGACCTGAAGCAGGAGCTGGCGCGGGACAAGCGGGCCTTTCGCGAACTTCGCCGCACCGCCTTGCTCTATCCGGATTGA